In a genomic window of Rhododendron vialii isolate Sample 1 chromosome 12a, ASM3025357v1:
- the LOC131311420 gene encoding uncharacterized protein LOC131311420, giving the protein MAIAAPNITSGFLAIPSPPHHRSLLLPLGRPRPVSFSPAISLRLKTVCKATEVSVAEESRELGKKWVPVVPLTALPRGERRVIIQDGETILLLWYKDEVFAIENKSPAEGAYSEGLLNAKLTQDGCIVCPTTDSTFDLRTGSIKEWYPKNPVLRVLTPALRDLFIYPVKTDDENIYISIKGGAIADASAEIVFSGRAQPGITASDVNVDEVRMVVDEDQEGFGFTQKNELINGKAAVIGFLLLLDFELLTGKGLLKGTGFLDFIYSATNAFN; this is encoded by the exons ATGGCCATCGCAGCCCCAAACATCACCTCAGGATTCCTCGCCATCCCCTCTCCTCCCCATCACCGCTCGCTGCTGCTCCCATTGGGCCGGCCCAGACCCGTAAGTTTTTCACCCGCTATCTCGCTCCGTTTGAAAACGGTTTGTAAGGCCACTGAAGTGTCGGTGGCGGAGGAGTCACGTGAGTTGGGGAAGAAGTGGGTCCCGGTGGTGCCGTTGACGGCGCTGCCGAGGGGAGAGCGGCGGGTGATAATTCAAGACGGGGAGACTATACTGCTTTTGTGGTATAAAGATGAGGTTTTCGCGATTGAGAACAAGTCACCTGCTGAGGGGGCTTACAGTGAAGGATTGCTCAATGCCAAGCTTACTCAG GATGGCTGTATCGTCTGCCCAACAACTGATAGCACATTTGATCTTAGAACTGGCTCCATCAAGGAATGGTATCCAAAGAATCCTGTGCTGAGAGTTCTCACGCCTGCTTTGAGGGATCTGTTCATTTATCCAGTGAAGACTGATGACGAGAATATATACATCAGCATAAAAGGAGGTGCAATAGCTGATGCATCCGCAGAAATCGTCTTCAGCGGAAGGGCTCAGCCTGGCATAACTGCAAGTGATGTCAATGTTGATGAG GTGAGGATGGTGGTTGATGAGGATCAAGAGGGGTTTGGTTTCACGCAGAAGAATGAATTGATAAATGGAAAGGCTGCTGTAATCGGCTTCCTGTTGCTGTTGGATTTTGAGCTATTAACTGGTAAAGGTCTACTCAAAGGAACAGGTTTCTTGGACTTCATTTACTCTGCTACAAATGCTTTCAACTAG
- the LOC131310154 gene encoding pentatricopeptide repeat-containing protein At1g71490-like, whose protein sequence is MPSPSPCYLRLRGLSISQIQKFIPKEWKQIKSSATGERDGSRVDSLLTSLQDFGSKGRLFQAFRTFSLIQCQSSFGVTRDAILKAVSFLLLSCSDLKSLSEGRQLHAFIICLGLDKHPVLIRKLINFYSVFNLLADAHLVTETSKSLHPFHWNLLISAYVRNGLSREALSTYGQMVNAGIRPDNFTYPSVLKACGQELNLDLGREVHKSIDASRLDWCLFVQNALVSMYARCGEVDDARKLFDEMPEKDVVSWNSMISGYACKGRWREAFELFESMRMQGVELNIITWNTIAGGCLKTGNYEGAVELLPQMETSGIPLDSVALLIGLGACSHMGSLIMGKEIHCVAIRSNFSGLHNVQNALINMYARCKDLRHAHNLFQSLEAKSMISWNSIISGYAHWDLSEEASYLFRKMLFSGIEPNYVTIASILPLCARVANLQHGKEFHCYIIRRVWLDDYLLLCNALVDMYARSGKVFLARRLFDMLSKKDELTYTSLIAGYGIQGEGHAAIKLFEEMIRFQIKPDHVTMVAILSACSHSGLVTQGHMLFEKMLTVYGVIPRLEHYSCMVDLFGRAGLLKKAEEIIRRMPYHPSPAMWVTLIGACRIHGNTEIGEWAAEKLLEIRPETSDYYVPIANMYASAGCWNKLARVRTFMRDLGVRKAPGCAWVDAGAGCSPFFVEDTSNSQSNEIYPLLGGLTKQMKDAGYVVAEDFDLDDEFEEYDEQLLLAK, encoded by the coding sequence ATGCCGTCTCCTTCTCCATGTTATCTGCGACTGAGAGGCCTTTCTATATCCCAAATCCAGAAGTTCATCCCTAAGGAGTGGAAACAAATCAAGTCATCCGCAACCGGGGAACGTGATGGTTCCAGGGTCGATTCTCTTCTCACATCTCTCCAAGACTTTGGATCGAAAGGCCGTCTTTTTCAAGCCTTCAGGACCTTCTCTCTCATCCAATGCCAGTCTTCTTTTGGTGTTACCCGCGACGCAATTTTGAAAGccgtttcttttcttctgctGTCTTGCTCCGACCTGAAGTCACTTTCAGAGGGTAGACAGCTCCATGCCTTCATTATCTGTTTAGGTCTTGACAAACATCCCGTATTGATTCGCAAGCTGATCAACTTTTACTCGGTCTTTAATCTCCTTGCCGATGCCCATCTTGTAACTGAGACTTCGAAAAGTTTGCACCCTTTTCACTGGAATTTGCTTATCTCTGCTTACGTGAGAAACGGGCTTTCGCGGGAGGCTCTATCCACCTATGGGCAAATGGTGAACGCTGGAATTAGACCTGATAATTTCACATACCCATCTGTTCTCAAGGCTTGTGGTCAAGAACTAAATCTGGATTTAGGGAGGGAGGTTCATAAGTCTATTGATGCTAGCCGTCTTGATTGGTGTTTGTTTGTGCAAAATGCCTTGGTCTCGATGTATGCCAGGTGTGGGGAAGTGGATGATGCTCGGAAGTTGTTTGACGAAATGCCCGAAAAGGATGTTGTTTCTTGGAACTCAATGATCTCTGGATATGCCTGCAAAGGTAGGTGGCGAGAAGCTTTTGAGCTTTTTGAAAGCATGAGAATGCAGGGAGTAGAATTGAATATAATAACCTGGAACACCATAGCTGGAGGGTGCTTGAAAACTGGAAACTATGAAGGTGCAGTTGAATTGCTACCACAGATGGAAACTTCTGGCATTCCTCTGGATTCTGTTGCATTGCTTATTGGTTTGGGTGCATGCTCCCATATGGGTTCACTGATAATGGGGAAGGAGATTCACTGCGTTGCAATTCGTAGTAATTTTAGTGGACTTCATAATGTTCAAAATGCTTTAATCAATATGTATGCCAGGTGCAAAGACCTAAGGCATGCACACAATTTATTCCAATCATTAGAAGCTAAGAGTATGATAAGTTGGAACTCTATTATTTCTGGTTACGCACACTGGGACTTATCTGAGGAGGCCTCCTATCTATTTAGGAAGATGTTGTTTTCTGGCATTGAGCCTAATTATGTGACAATTGCAAGTATTCTTCCTCTTTGTGCCCGAGTGGCTAATCTGCAACATGGTAAGGAGTTTCACTGTTACATTATAAGGCGTGTTTGGCTCGATGATTACTTATTACTATGTAATGCTCTTGTGGATATGTACGCAAGATCTGGAAAAGTTTTTCTAGCAAGAAGACTTTTTGATATGCTAAGCAAGAAGGATGAACTGACGTACACTTCATTAATAGCTGGTTATGGGATACAAGGAGAGGGACATGCTGCAATAAAACTTTTTGAAGAGATGATCAGGTTCCAAATAAAGCCAGACCATGTAACCATGGTTGCTATTTTGTCTGCTTGTAGTCATTCGGGTCTTGTAACCCAAGGTCATatgctttttgaaaagatgTTGACTGTCTATGGTGTAATTCCTCGTTTAGAGCACTATTCTTGCATGGTTGATCTCTTTGGTAGGGCTGGTTTACTGAAGAAAGCAGAAGAGATTATCAGAAGGATGCCTTACCACCCAAGCCCTGCTATGTGGGTCACTCTTATTGGAGCATGTCGCATCCATGGAAACACAGAGATTGGGGAATGGGCGGCTGAAAAATTGTTGGAAATTAGGCCTGAAACTTCTGACTACTATGTTCCGATAGCTAATATGTATGCTTCAGCTGGATGTTGGAACAAGCTAGCTAGGGTAAGGACCTTCATGAGGGACTTGGGTGTGAGAAAGGCTCCAGGCTGTGCTTGGGTTGATGCGGGTGCTGGATGTTCCCCTTTTTTCGTGGAGGACACATCGAATTCCCAATCAAATGAGATATACCCTTTGTTGGGGGGATTGACAAAGCAGATGAAAGATGCTGGTTATGTTGTTGCtgaggattttgatttggatgatGAATTTGAGGAGTATGATGAACAACTTCTGTTAGCAAAATAA